In a single window of the Nitrospirota bacterium genome:
- a CDS encoding DUF47 family protein — protein MGIFPKKRDFFKMLLDQSNKTQAGLEALKKYVEDNTPENGEGVRVIEQEADTLRRILIEELNQTFVTPIDREDIFALSRAIDDLVDYANTTVNEMEIYGVNPDDHIREMVGILRDAGRELNSAIQHLQKYPAIALEKATKAKALENTMESAYHSSLADLFKGNDVVYMLKMREIYRHLSNAADRGDEAADIIGDIVVKSIVP, from the coding sequence ATGGGGATATTTCCTAAAAAAAGAGATTTTTTTAAGATGCTTCTTGATCAATCTAACAAGACCCAAGCGGGTCTGGAGGCTTTAAAAAAATATGTGGAGGACAACACCCCAGAGAATGGGGAGGGGGTGAGGGTAATAGAGCAGGAGGCAGACACTTTGAGGCGTATCCTTATTGAGGAATTAAATCAGACTTTTGTTACTCCTATAGATCGAGAGGATATCTTTGCACTCTCGAGGGCTATAGATGATCTGGTAGATTATGCCAACACTACCGTCAATGAGATGGAGATTTATGGTGTGAATCCTGATGACCATATACGTGAAATGGTAGGAATACTGAGAGATGCTGGTCGAGAGTTAAACAGTGCTATACAACACTTACAGAAATATCCTGCCATTGCCCTGGAGAAGGCCACTAAGGCGAAGGCGCTGGAGAACACGATGGAAAGTGCATATCACAGTTCCCTCGCAGACCTTTTTAAAGGTAACGATGTAGTTTATATGTTAAAGATGAGAGAAATCTACCGTCATCTGAGCAATGCAGCAGACCGGGGAGACGAGGCTGCAGATATAATCGGTGATATCGTGGTCAAGAGTATTGTCCCATAG